CTTCAGGACCGTCGTGGGCGTCAACATCGGCAAGACCAAGGTCGTCCCGGAGTCCGAGGCCGCCGCCGACTACGTGAAGTCCACCGAGCGCCTCGCCGCGCACGCCGACTACCTGGTCGTGAACGTCTCCTCGCCGAACACCCCCGGGCTGCGCAACCTCCAGGCCACCGAGTCGCTGCGCCCGCTGCTCACGGCCGTACGGGAAGCGGCGGACAACGCGGTCACCGACCGCCGGGTCCCCCTCCTCGTCAAGATCGCCCCCGACCTCGCCGACGAGGACGTCGACGCCGTCGCCGACCTGGCCCTGGAGCTCGGCCTCGACGGCATCATCGCCACCAACACCACCATCGCCCGCGAGGGCCTCGGCCTGACGTCCGACCCGGCGCTGGTCAAGGAGACCGGCGGTCTGTCCGGCGCGCCCGTCAAGGAGCGCTCCCTGGCCGTCCTGCGCCGCCTCCACGCGCGCGTGGGGGACCGGATCGTCCTGGTGGGCGTCGGCGGCATCGAGAACGCCGAGGACGCCTGGCAGCGCATCCTCGCCGGAGCGACCCTGATCCAGGGCTACAGCGCCTTCATCTACGAGGGCCCGTTCTACGCCCGCGCGATCCACAAGGGCCTCGCCGCGCGCCTCTCCGCCTCTCCGTACGCCACCCTCGCCGAAGCCGTCGGCGCCGACTCCCGAAAGGCCGCCAAGTGACCCTCTCCTTCGGCACCCGCCTGCGCTCCGCCATGGACGAGCGCGGCCCGCTCTGCGTCGGCATCGACCCGCACGCCGCCCTGCTCGACTCCTGGGGCCTGACCGACGACATCGCCGGCCTGGAGCGCTTCACCTTCACGGTCGTCGAGGCGCTCGCCGGCACCGTCGCCGTCTTCAAGCCGCAGGCCGCCTTCTTCGAGCGCTTCGGCTCGCGCGGCATCGCCGTCCTGGAGCGCGCCGTCGCCGACGTGCGCGCCGAGGGCGGCCTGGTCGTCATGGACGCCAAGCGCGGCGACATCGGCTCCACGATGGCCGCGTACGCGGAGGCGTTCCTCCGCAAGGACTCCCCGCTCTTCTCCGACGCGCTGACGGTCTCCCCGTACCTCGGCTACGGCTCCCTGAAGCCGGCCGTCGACCTGGCCCGGGAGTCCGGTGCCGGTCTCTTCGTGCTGGCGCTCACCTCGAACCCGGAGGGTGCGGAGGTCCAGCGGGCCGTCCGCGCGGACGGGCGCACCATCGGCGCGACCATGCTGGCGCACCTCGCCGAGGAGAACGCGGGGGAGACCCCCATGGGCTCCTTCGGCGCGGTCGTCGGTGCCACGCTCGGCGACCTGTCCTCGTTCGACCTGGACATCAACGGCCCGCTTCTCGCGCCCGGCATCGGCGCCCAGGGCGCGACCCCGGCCGACCTCCCCGCCGTCTTCGGCGCGGCCGTCCGCAACGTCGTCCCGAACGTCAGTCGGGGTGTTCTCCGTCACGGTCCGGACGTGTCCGCCCTGCGGGCCTCGGCGGCCCGGTACGCGGACGAGATCCGCGCGGCCGTCGGCGCGTGAGCGCGTTTCCGCCGGGCTCGCGGTCAATCCGCAGGTCGGAGCGGATCGGCCCGCGGGATCGGCCGTGAATCGGCCGTGAATCGGTCCGGCGAGAGGAACCGTCTCGCCGGCCGTCTCACTACTTGACGAAAACTTGGCTCAAAACCGGGTCGTTATGCCGGAAAAGTCCTGGTCGGTCGATGCTGACCAGGACTTTTCCGCTGTTCTCGCTGACTGGAGCGGCCTCGGCCGCTAGTCTCCGGGGCAGAGCAGGCGTTCAACGGCCACGCCGTTGAACGTTGCTCCACTGGTGTGGGGCGCTGGGTTCCTCACCGGTCCGTATCCGACAGATCGACATCCGAGGTGACGTAGGCGTGGCTCTTCCGCCCCTTACCCCTGAACAGCGCGCAGCCGCGCTCGAAAAGGCCGCCGCGGCTCGCCGGGAGCGGGCCGAGGTCAAGAATCGACTCAAGCACTCCGGCGCCTCCCTCCAGGAGGTCATCAAGACCGGGCAGGAGAACGACGTCATCGGCAAGATGAAGGTCTCCGCTCTGCTCGAGTCCCTGCCCGGCGTGGGCAAGGTCCGCGCCAAGCAGATCATGGAGCGCCTCGGCATCTCCGAGAGCCGCCGAGTCCGTGGTCTCGGCTCCAACCAGATCGCCTCCCTGGAGCGCGAGTTCGGCAGCACCGGCGCCTGATCCGGGACACGCGTCCCGGGCACACCGGTAAAGCTGGAATAATCGCTGCATGGCAGCAGAGGTACGTCCGCGGCTGACCGTGCTCTCCGGCCCCTCAGGGGTCGGCAAGAGCACGGTCGTCGCTCATATGCGCAAGGTCCACCCCGAGGTCTGGCTCTCGGTGTCGGCCACGACACGAAAGCCCCGCCCCGGCGAGAAGCACGGCGTCCACTATTTCTTCGTCACGGACGACGAGTTCGACAAGCTGATCGCCAACGGTGAACTCCTCGAATGGGCCGAGTTCGCGGGCAACCGCTACGGCACCCCGCGTGGCGCGGTCCTCGACCGCCTCGACTCGGGAGAGCCCGTACTCCTCGAGATCGACCTCCAGGGCGCCCGTCAGGTCAAGGACTCGATGCCCGAGTCCCAGCTGGTCTTCCTGGCCCCGCCGAGCTGGGAGGAGCTGGTCCGCCGGCTCACTGGCCGCGGCACCGAGTCGCCCGAGGTCATCGAGCGCCGGCTGGCGGCCGCGAAGGTCGAGCTGGCCGCCGAATCGGAGTTCGACACCACGCTCGTCAACACCTCAGTCGAGGACGTCGCCCGCGAGCTGCTAACGTTGATGCTGCTGTCTTCTGGGGACCCGGACATCAGTGGCTGACGCCACAGGCCCCCAGACCCCACAGTGTCTGTCTGATCTTTTTTCCATCTTCGGAAGGTAGAGCGTGTCCTCTTCGATGACTGCGCCCGAGGGCATTATCAACCCGCCGATCGACGAGCTGCTCGAGGCAACCGACTCGAAGTACAGCCTCGTGATCTACGCGGCCAAGCGCGCGCGTCAGATCAACGCGTACTACTCCCAGCTCGGCGAGGGCCTGCTGGAGTACGTGGGTCCGCTCGTCGACACCCACGTCCACGAGAAGCCGCTCTCGATCGCCCTGCGGGAGATCAACGCGGGTCTGCTGACGTCCGAGGCCATCGAGGGCCCGGCGCAGTAAGCACGTAACGTTCGTCACCGAAGGCCCGGCGGAACAACCGCCGGGCCTTTGGTG
The sequence above is a segment of the Streptomyces sp. NBC_01255 genome. Coding sequences within it:
- the pyrF gene encoding orotidine-5'-phosphate decarboxylase, with the protein product MTLSFGTRLRSAMDERGPLCVGIDPHAALLDSWGLTDDIAGLERFTFTVVEALAGTVAVFKPQAAFFERFGSRGIAVLERAVADVRAEGGLVVMDAKRGDIGSTMAAYAEAFLRKDSPLFSDALTVSPYLGYGSLKPAVDLARESGAGLFVLALTSNPEGAEVQRAVRADGRTIGATMLAHLAEENAGETPMGSFGAVVGATLGDLSSFDLDINGPLLAPGIGAQGATPADLPAVFGAAVRNVVPNVSRGVLRHGPDVSALRASAARYADEIRAAVGA
- a CDS encoding integration host factor, which encodes MALPPLTPEQRAAALEKAAAARRERAEVKNRLKHSGASLQEVIKTGQENDVIGKMKVSALLESLPGVGKVRAKQIMERLGISESRRVRGLGSNQIASLEREFGSTGA
- a CDS encoding quinone-dependent dihydroorotate dehydrogenase; translation: MYKFFFHLVFKRMDPEEAHYLAFRWIRLAARVPVLRTFVAAVLAPRYKELRTEALGLRMHGPFGLAAGFDKNAVAIDGMAMLGFDHVEIGTVTGEAQPGNPKKRLFRLVPDRALINRMGFNNEGSAAVADRLHARVPVFRTVVGVNIGKTKVVPESEAAADYVKSTERLAAHADYLVVNVSSPNTPGLRNLQATESLRPLLTAVREAADNAVTDRRVPLLVKIAPDLADEDVDAVADLALELGLDGIIATNTTIAREGLGLTSDPALVKETGGLSGAPVKERSLAVLRRLHARVGDRIVLVGVGGIENAEDAWQRILAGATLIQGYSAFIYEGPFYARAIHKGLAARLSASPYATLAEAVGADSRKAAK
- the gmk gene encoding guanylate kinase — translated: MAAEVRPRLTVLSGPSGVGKSTVVAHMRKVHPEVWLSVSATTRKPRPGEKHGVHYFFVTDDEFDKLIANGELLEWAEFAGNRYGTPRGAVLDRLDSGEPVLLEIDLQGARQVKDSMPESQLVFLAPPSWEELVRRLTGRGTESPEVIERRLAAAKVELAAESEFDTTLVNTSVEDVARELLTLMLLSSGDPDISG
- the rpoZ gene encoding DNA-directed RNA polymerase subunit omega, giving the protein MSSSMTAPEGIINPPIDELLEATDSKYSLVIYAAKRARQINAYYSQLGEGLLEYVGPLVDTHVHEKPLSIALREINAGLLTSEAIEGPAQ